In the Aptenodytes patagonicus chromosome 28, bAptPat1.pri.cur, whole genome shotgun sequence genome, cgCCTGCCACGGAGCACCAGGGAACTGGTCCCCGGAGCCTGGACAAGTCGCCCGGCCCGTtcgcccccaccccggccccatggctgtccaactcagccagctgGCTGTTGCGGGTCCGGCCCAGTGacctccagcccccggaggaactgaaaccatctccctgtgccccaagCCCATTGCCGTGATCTTCCTGCAAGGGCTTGAGGTGGCCCCACCAGGGTATGTGTTGGGGGTGCGATGACAGACTCCCCACGGACAGCCTCAGGGGTCCACCGTttattgctttgcatttgttgatatttgcctagcaataaatacagagcaatagcacaattgtccaggtcgtaacagcagcaaacccaggaattcaccaattctgggctGAACTTCCTATCGAGGCACAGAGGGACGTGAATGCCTGCGgcgtcagcaggcagggagctgggcatgggacccactgatcatgaaaatgagggtttggaccataaaaaggaggctttcaatGCTAGAATCAAAGccttggaccctaaaaatgaagctttgagccctaaaagaggggttggaccctaaaaatgagggcttggaaactcaggatgtggcttggaccctcaaaatgactggctttggagcctgaaaatgaggctttggcaactcaaaatgcggctttggactctaaaaaggagactttacaaactgaagtggagcctttggaccataaaaatgaggctttggatcctaaaatgagattttctgccaTAAAAGTGAGGGTTTAGGCCCTAAAAATGAAAGCGTGTGTCCTAAAAATAGGCTACTGTTAATAAAAGACAGGtttggaccctataaataaggctttagactccaaaaatgaggctttggaccttcaaaatgaGACGTGAGGCCTTAAAAATGATGCTCTGGGCCCTTCAAATGAGTCCTTGAACCTtaaaagcagggcttggagattgtaaatgagagtttggtccccaaaaatgaggctttcaaccctagaatcaaagctttgtactctaaaaatgaggctgtgagccctaaaagaggggttcGGACCATAAAAAAtaagggtttggacactcaagatgtgGCTTGGATCCTCCAAACGACTGGCTGGAccctaaaaatgccactttggagcctgaagatgaggctttggcaactcaaaatgcggctttggactctcaaaagaagactttgcaaactgaaacggagcctttggaccataaaaatgaggttttggaacctagaaagatattttggaccctaaaatgagctttgatccctaaaagtgaggctttgggctataaaaatgtgggtttgggccctaaaaacgaggctttgggccctgaagaagagaatttgggctctgtaATCACTTTTGGACCTTAAAACTGTCCCTCCTCATTCAGTTCGGTATAGAGTTACTCATCGGAATGATTCGAGTCATGTGCCACAGGGAGAGCTCcgtctccctcttctcctgctgctgtatttactagatctccactgacgtGGAGATATTGGCAGTTGCCTCGTGTTCATCCCCACATTGCCTTACAGAATTCAGGGTATCTGCTCAATTTCATGTTCAAATGCAGGGCCATAGAGCCACATGAGGAGCCAGGGCTGTTACGGAcagcacaggacctacaggaaagCAATTCCCATTCAGGGTGAGTGCGTGACAGACATCCCAGACGGCATCGCAGAGAGTGCGGTTTGGTGCCTGTGTGCCATACACCAATGCCATCAGTCAGAGGCATCAGCCATCAGATGCCATCGGAGAGGcaaggtctgtcccttctctaccCAATAGCTGCAGGCATTGGGTGAACAGACAGCACGTCACACTGGGGTCTTTACTCACTCCTTTGGTGATGCAGTCAAGGAACACACCAATCATTTTCACAGTGTGCCTGCATACATCTTGTCTTCAAGGACGACATCCTACAAGCACAGCAACGGTCCATATCAAAATTCAGTTGAAACTCGAAAGGGAATTCAAAGGCACCAAGATGAGCTTTAGGTAcctcaggaacagctaaagaagaagcgGAGCTactgtgggaccactgctgaatttagaaagagtagGTGTAGGTAGATCTGAGATAGTCTATGTCCTCTTTGCCTCAGTTACCAGCAGagaggtctcccaggcctctgtgctttgAGGCAGGACTCAGGATGGGAAAAACCAGCGGTGGATGGGGATCAAgccaggggctacttgagcaaactacACCCTTACCGGTCCATGGGACCGGAGGGGCTGTATCCACGTGTGCTGAGAGAGgttttcaccaggaggtgctggtctgttatgatcccagtaagaaaggcactccgACTCTGtgaggtatcatttaaaatgctgttcattagTGCTAACACTGTAAGGAGAGAATCGTATAGCTAATCTTATGTCCCTCGAGatggggggagccccaggtggTGGAGCACTGAATGGGCTTCCGACCCACACACGGCATGCCGTGCAGACCCCATCCATGAAAGAGTCTCCTggtttggtcattcaagctaCTACAGGACTTTCTACAAGGAAGACAACACCATTTATCCtttctacagtcaaacagaaacacgtctctcatgagaacttcttgctgcactgttaggtacaggcaaagccaggcaggtggcctaatggccagcacagagtgggcgctgccttgcaggctcctctgtgacaatgagctgctgaggttgtcctgcggccaagggatctgtgcagcacagcacaggcgtgAAGACCACACTGGGggtgcagcacagaacagcccagcactaactgctcaggtttccctgggagaaggctgtcctccatcctgctgcaacagctgaggtgctgcggcTCAAATGTGCACTGCCACGAAGAGCTGTAGGTCCATTTGCTTGTCACAGAACTGTGCTCTTTCTGCATTAAATGAGTAGAATACCAGAGcatagcacagcagagcacagcgtagcacaaaccagaacagaacagttcagttggaagggacctacaatgatgatctagtccaactgcctgaccacttcagggctgaccagaagttaaagcatgttcttaagggcattgtccaaatgcctcttaaacactgacaggcttggggcatcaaccacctctccaggaagcctgttccagggcttgaacaccctctcggtaaagaaatgtttcctaatatctagtctgaaggtcctttggcacagctttgacccattcccaggcgtcctgcccctggatcccagggagaagagatcagcacctccctctccacgtcccctcctcaggaagctgtagagagcagtgaggtcaccctcagcctccttttctccaagcaagacaagcccaaagtcttcagccgctcctcagaggacatgccttccagccctttcaccggctttgttgccctcctctggacgcattcaaggaccttcacatccttcttaaattgtggggcgcagaactgcacacagtactcaaggcgaggccgcaccagcgctgaatacagcaggataatcccctctcttgaccagctggttttgctgtgttcgatgcaccccaggatgcagtttgccctcttggctgcctgggcacaccgctggctcctattgagcctgctgtcgaccagcacgcccagacccctttctgcaggactgctctccagccactcctctcccaggttagacttgtgcccggtgttactccgtcccaggtgcagaatccgtcatttcaaattgttaaattgttaaattgttaaatttcatcccattaattacatcccagcccagcccgtccccagatctctccacctccctcaccccacagcagtgtccactgcagggtgctgcaaagctctgggcacccagccctctgaagggcacagcagctcctggggggcagagaggggggtcagcctccccaccagccccagggctgatgctggcccCAAGGGCACAAGGAAAGAGAGGCCACTCAatctctagctctgctgcattcatattaTAGGTTATCCCCAACTCTGACTGCGTTTGTCTCCTTCTCTACCCCCATCAGCCCCAcgccccaggacagcacaagaggcagctcccgcatctctccagtctcccttccctgtgcctgctgggttcctactgactcccatggcagagtctttttttgtgcatgcctcaatttagtgttttgcttttgggggACATCACCTCTGAGGGTGATTCACCTTGTGTGTCTCAATTCACTCCCACTCCAGGGCACGTGGTGAGTCCCCatcctctcctgagccctccaaattCATTTCCAGAATGAATTCATTTCCACTATATGCCATCCGTCCTGTCATATGTGAAGCAGCCTGTGGAATTAACCGGGAGCccatgcaccatctccactgccatcggacacaaagaagagagctttgaaaaccagaactttcggtCCAGTGGAACACAATCATACCACAAGCTTAACCCCAATCTTAGggagaacacaaggagaaaagactctttaaaagaccaattccttggacattgtcttggcagcagctttggagaaagagctcagcctgcaAGCACGTCACCTGGGAGATAcccttttactgaagagctgcatgtggacaggtCACATCTGACACAGTGTTGTCCAAGGGTCAGACATgacaggatcaagcctcaagagaagcagtataaacccagaaaattatctagaagtaggatgatcacaagggaaaacagcagactcctggcctaagataaattctgggaaatgtgcagagaaggggaggcagggtattgCGAGTGAAACAGTGCccattgtgccagtttccatagggcatccttgagctcctgattcctcatgctgtagatgagggggttcactgctggaggcaccaccgagtacagaaatgacaccaccaggtccagggatggggaagcaatggaggggggcttcaggtaggcaggcactgcagtgctgaaaaacagggagacgacagccaggtgaggggggcacgtggaaaaggctttatgctgtcccagctcggaggggatcctcagcacggccctgaagatctgcacgtaggacagcacaatgaaaacaaaacacccaaatgctaaacaggcactaagcacaagaagcccaacctccctgaggtagtctgactctgagcaggagagcctgaggatctgggggatttcacagaagaactggtccagggcattgccttgacagagtggtagtgaaaatgtattggcagtgtGAAGCACGGCATACaaaaacccactgccccagacagctgctgccacgtggacacaagctctgctgcccagcagggtcccgtagtgcaggggtttgcagatggcaacgtagcagTCATAGGCCATGGCAGTGAGGAGAGAACAGTCTGCTGAGATAAAGAAGActaacagaaagagctgggcagcacatcctgggtaggaggTGGCCCTGGTGTCCCACAGAGAAtaggccatggctttggggagagtggtggagatggagcccaggtcgcgGCGGGAGAGGGTAAGGAGGCAGAAGTACATGGAGGTATGGAGTCGGTGGTCATAGACTACAGCGGTGATGATGATGCCATTGCCCCGGAGGGCAGCCAGgtggatgcccaggaagagccagaaggtcaagagctgcagctcccgtgtgtctgtgaatgccaggaggaggaactcggtggtggagctgccgttggacatctggtcctgttgggcatcagcacagtccatggaggaagacagtaaaatgtttaggttagactactctgaacaaaatctacatcatttttcctagtgtcctgctgtgtgggaggggagatcAGGGGCTTGCTCCGGGGAAGGTGTCCGGCATGtcaggggatggcagggagctgcccagatcccccttcccctggcatttctgggagcagctctccccTCACTCCCCGACTACACacgctgcctggagctgtccctgccagcagctctttaTCTGTCCCCACATCTCCTCCCTGTCAGTGCTCACAGACTCCATCCAACCTGCTGTGTGcctagctctgccctgcagacccctcttggcagcagggcaccgcacagggtcatctctccgtgtgcagggtctaaggagcagctcagaaaagtcctaaccagaactgcagcctcagtgccttctccagagtggagaagtaaattcccactgcccacccagctcaccaagagtagaaaactgaaagcacagattccttccctttcaggaaaatgcagctttgatgtcatccttgaaagtctcctcggaaatgccttagaaaggatctggagctgttagcagcctgtcgtggtttaacctcaatcagcaactgagcaccacacagccgctcactcattccccccgcccctggtgggatgggggagagaattggaagagtagaagtgagaaaaacttgtgggttgagataaaaacagtttaataatttcaataaaataataacaacaacaacaataataataataataataatgtgtcctggtttcggcagggatagagttaatttcctttctagtagctggtacagtgttttggatttaggatgagaacaaagttgataacgcacccatgttttagttgttgctaggtaatgcttacactagccaaggactttttagttttccatgctctaccgactgagaaggctggaggtgcacaagaagctgggagggggcacagccaaactggccaaagggacattccataccatgtgacgtcatgcgcagtacataaactggggaaagctggccgggggggccgctgctcggggactggctgggcattggtcggcgggtggtgagcaattgtactgtgcatcacttgctttgtgtattattatgtgaagccaccgaggcgaagggctccggagtggaggatcgcgacgggggacccttcctgaagcggcaaaaaaccgcggccaaacccgctttgtgtattattattattattatcatattattattattattaccattttatttccattattaaactgtttttatctcaacccatgagtttttctcacttgtgctcttccagttctcttccccatcccaccgggtgggggggagtgagtgagcggctgggtggtgctcagttgccgactgagattaaaccacgacaaggacaTAGACTATCGCAGATCTACCTACACctactctttctaaattcagcagtggtcccacagtatctctgcttcttctttagctgttcctgaggcgagggaggaagagagactttcctcatattgccggagctgaccagccaattcatccactgtttgttcctctccatctttccaggtcatcactgccaatgaattggcgtatggcaatggtgagctccttataaacttccgccccatgggtcgcgtgcacttcaCTTCgcctggatctttggagagttgttcattgttcaggtcatcataaatcacctccagcacagctaattctctcagaaactggatacccttctccatggtggtccacttgcttgggcgacatatgacatcttccttaaagggatacccttccttcacgcttgacaagagtcgcctccaaaggctgaggactcgtgtcccttttccaatcgctttgtcaatgcccccttccctggaaagggatcccagctgcttggcttccctaccctctaattccaggctactggccccattatcccagcatcggagcagccaggtgacaatatgctcacctggacgacggctgaaatcttttcgtatatctcgcagctcactcagggatagagatcgggtggtcactgcctcgtttatgagttcttcctcttcctcctccccgatcagcggccggctctcctcctcctgttctcgtgatggcccttctccagggtagtcgtacacttcttcctccagcccctttttagaagaagtttcttcctcccttactaaacgagccgacttccgcttccaaaatttcttcttgtgtacaggggtgactgataccggcacaggctcgttctttggttcagccacagggcctgtcgccggggttggagtggccgcagtgcatgtcgccggggttggagtggccacagggcctgttgccagggttggagtggccgcagtgcgtgtcgccggggtcggagtggctgcagggcctgtcaccggggtctgagtagccacaaagcatgtcaccggggtctgagtggccacagggcctgttgccgggattggagtggctgcagtgcatgtcgccggggtctgagtggccgcagagcctgtcgccggggttggagtggccgtagtgcgtgttgcccaggtttgagtggccgcagggcctgttgccggcgtctgagtagctgcagtgcatgttgctggggttggagtggctgcagggcctgtcgccggggtctgagtggccgcagggcgcgttgcccgggtctgagtggccgcagtgcgtgtccttttactgtcagagccagagaccttctcttccctttgagggtactgaatggtgttgaacagggctcggtaggcatgggccaggccccagcacgttgcaatgatctgcagctctctggagttgccagggtgacagcatactttgtccaaatgttctactaacacttcaggattccgcacttgctcaggggtgaagttccaaaacactgggggtgcccattggcctaggtacttgcccatcttgtcccacacaccctgccactcataattattcacccttggggcagatctctggatgatattcttaaattgcttaccaactttagacaaaaccgaaacaatattcccaagaaataccaatagaagtatcttaactgcccaagggtgttcaaaatactgaagagttactgtaatgaaggaggaaacatcatagaagaaggtagtgacactgccattctgtatttcctccataaaaaaactctcagaaaagttactgcaattgctagttgtctccatgtaATGGTCTCCGTGGttcagtaacggcttcattgcgaaacttacataccacgctaacgtcaaggtcaatgttctaaaaacaaacctcacaagggagacatcactattcactgcagatcacagcaaactgcaaaaaccaacaccaatctttaacatgtacggCAgtaaaaagagcgcgatgcagattatacaaatcaatatcgagaacagagaaaccaacattgtgacccacaactactaacagatataagttccttaatacactccggttaacctgttattatctcaaacccttcgagccccacgttgggcgccaaaaaggactgtcgtggtttaatttcagtcggcaactgagcaccacgcagccgctcgctcactcccccccacccggtgggatgggggagagaattggaagagcacaagttagaaagactcgtgggttgagataaaaacagtttaataattgaaataaaatgataataataataataataataatataataataatacagaaagcaagtgatgcacagtacaattgctcaccacccgccgaccgatgcccagccggtccccgaacagcggccccccccggccagctttccccagtttatgtactgagcatgacgtcacatggtatggaatgtccctttggccagtttggctgtgccccctcccagcttcttgtgtacctccagccttctcagtcggtagagcatgggaaactcaaaagtccttggctagtgtaagcattacctagcaacaactaaaacatcgctgcgttatcaactttgttctcatcgtaaatccaaaacactgtaccagctaccaggaaggaaattaactctatccctgccgaaaccaggacaccatgccAGAGGAAGGGTGCCGGGGAGAGGGCCCGGAGGAGATCCCCACGGCGGGGCTATGATCTCCACAGTGGGTTTGTGGAGCACCaggactatgacccctcagccgGGGAGAGGAGGtaccgcaatggggaacgactcctgtgagtaacggcttcaccagcaggcttggactttgtgaatccccaaaggccatggctgtggctggtgctccatccctgaacgttgatgtgct is a window encoding:
- the LOC143171595 gene encoding olfactory receptor 14A16-like yields the protein MDCADAQQDQMSNGSSTTEFLLLAFTDTRELQLLTFWLFLGIHLAALRGNGIIITAVVYDHRLHTSMYFCLLTLSRRDLGSISTTLPKAMAYSLWDTRATSYPGCAAQLFLLVFFISADCSLLTAMAYDCYVAICKPLHYGTLLGSRACVHVAAAVWGSGFLYAVLHTANTFSLPLCQGNALDQFFCEIPQILRLSCSESDYLREVGLLVLSACLAFGCFVFIVLSYVQIFRAVLRIPSELGQHKAFSTCPPHLAVVSLFFSTAVPAYLKPPSIASPSLDLVVSFLYSVVPPAVNPLIYSMRNQELKDALWKLAQWALFHSQYPASPSLHISQNLS